From a region of the Sporosarcina ureilytica genome:
- a CDS encoding TRAP transporter small permease — protein sequence MLLKFNNLLERILTYVSVLLLAAFIIVVFVKVIARNYFDIPMVWADEFSLLCFLWTVFLGAAIALRHKKHFIVDLAPSKLRLNLGFDIFSHIIVLSFIYVMIVYGYQFTLSGFSRASNALPFTVAYFFAPIPISGVAMLLFTIELIGRDTKRFLKLNRKEVYVD from the coding sequence GTGCTATTAAAATTTAATAACTTACTAGAAAGAATTCTGACTTATGTTTCGGTGTTATTATTAGCTGCCTTTATTATTGTCGTATTTGTGAAGGTCATTGCGAGAAATTATTTTGATATTCCGATGGTTTGGGCAGATGAATTTTCTTTGTTATGTTTCCTGTGGACTGTGTTTTTAGGTGCAGCCATTGCTCTTAGACATAAGAAACATTTTATCGTCGACTTAGCGCCATCTAAATTGAGATTAAATTTAGGATTTGATATTTTTTCGCATATCATCGTCCTCTCATTCATCTACGTTATGATTGTGTACGGTTATCAATTTACATTGTCGGGTTTTTCGCGGGCATCTAATGCACTGCCTTTTACTGTAGCTTACTTCTTTGCCCCGATTCCAATCTCCGGGGTTGCGATGTTGTTATTTACAATTGAATTAATTGGTAGAGATACAAAAAGGTTCTTGAAATTAAATCGTAAAGAGGTGTATGTTGATTGA
- a CDS encoding TRAP transporter large permease, whose product MNPLILLLIVFFGLIFIRVPIAFALGISSMVTIIYIDLPFTSVINHMFASINSFTLLAVPFFLLLGSLMNDGGITNRLINFSRALVGHIKGGLGHINIVVSMIMAGLSGSAAADTAAVGSTLIPAMIKEKYDAGFTVAITAASSTLGVIIPPSIMMVVYGAMAQVSIGKLFLAGIVPGILIGLVQMGYTYHMAVKHNYPAYPRATVKEVGLSFKQAFATLLLPVIILGGIVGGFFTPTEAAAIAVFYALILMFFYKSLKVRELPRILKESVIMYSLPMFAVSTAGIMGWLIGYLHAPELVADFITNITTSPTGIFLMIIAFLLVVGTFLSPLEAIIIFLPILMKLGAIANLDPVHMGIIVCLTLAVGMVTPPYGICLLIATQLGEISTPRAFLAVLPIIGLTLGVIVLGVFIPSLFLFLPNLLMPD is encoded by the coding sequence TTGAATCCACTCATTTTGCTCCTCATCGTGTTCTTTGGATTAATTTTCATACGTGTACCGATTGCATTCGCGCTAGGTATTTCTTCTATGGTTACAATCATCTATATCGATTTACCTTTTACGAGTGTGATCAATCATATGTTTGCGAGTATTAACTCTTTTACACTTTTGGCCGTCCCTTTCTTTCTTCTATTAGGTAGTTTGATGAATGACGGGGGGATTACAAATCGATTGATCAATTTTTCGAGAGCACTCGTAGGTCATATTAAAGGCGGTTTAGGTCACATAAACATAGTCGTTAGTATGATTATGGCGGGGTTATCTGGGTCGGCAGCGGCGGATACTGCAGCTGTTGGATCGACATTAATCCCAGCAATGATAAAAGAAAAGTATGATGCAGGTTTTACAGTAGCGATAACCGCAGCCTCATCTACATTAGGTGTCATCATTCCACCGAGTATTATGATGGTTGTGTACGGTGCGATGGCTCAAGTTTCAATTGGAAAGCTTTTTTTAGCGGGTATTGTACCAGGGATATTAATTGGTTTAGTTCAAATGGGTTATACATACCATATGGCTGTTAAGCATAATTATCCAGCTTACCCAAGAGCGACGGTGAAAGAAGTAGGCCTGTCTTTTAAACAAGCTTTTGCTACGCTATTACTGCCAGTCATTATTTTAGGTGGAATTGTAGGTGGGTTTTTCACACCGACTGAAGCCGCTGCTATTGCTGTATTTTATGCTTTAATCCTTATGTTTTTTTACAAGTCCCTGAAAGTCAGAGAGTTGCCAAGGATTTTGAAGGAGTCAGTCATTATGTATTCCCTGCCAATGTTCGCAGTCTCAACTGCGGGCATCATGGGTTGGCTCATCGGCTATTTACATGCACCTGAATTGGTTGCAGATTTTATTACGAATATCACGACGTCCCCTACGGGAATCTTTTTAATGATCATTGCATTTCTCCTCGTTGTTGGAACATTTTTAAGTCCTTTAGAAGCAATTATTATTTTCTTACCGATTCTTATGAAGTTGGGTGCAATTGCTAATTTAGATCCAGTTCATATGGGCATCATCGTTTGCTTAACGTTAGCAGTTGGTATGGTAACGCCACCTTATGGGATTTGTTTACTCATTGCTACGCAATTGGGGGAGATTTCTACACCACGTGCATTCTTGGCGGTTTTACCGATTATCGGACTAACATTAGGTGTCATTGTACTCGGTGTATTTATACCAAGCCTGTTTTTGTTTCTTCCGAATTTACTCATGCCCGATTAA
- a CDS encoding acyl-CoA dehydrogenase family protein yields the protein MHSFIKTSEQRKLMEQIEALKPSFRAREAELDALGSFPFKDIEDLKQIDYHLLTLPKENGGQGFGLYEYILAQEAISEGSGSTGLSIGWHNGIVLEYAENRHWKEKPGQFLLDEIRKGALINSAGTENNTGSPTRGGLPQTNAVAEGEDLIINGEKTYTSLSPVLDYFLVSTTTEAQEVEHIMVPRNVPGVSIEQSWDSLAMRGTASDTLVLTNVRVPKTNILKKNTPVEPVSKGWLLHIPACYIGIAAAARNYALEFATSYAPVSLGKPIAEVPAIRQKIGEMELELSTARHLLYGTIERYEAAADKTTFQESLGVTKIAVTNAAISIVDTAMKIVGSRALSESNPMHRYYLNVRAGLYNPPMDDVIISNMANTAIQSLLKLE from the coding sequence ATGCATTCATTTATTAAAACATCGGAACAGAGAAAGTTAATGGAGCAAATCGAAGCATTAAAGCCTTCGTTTAGGGCACGAGAAGCTGAACTAGATGCGTTAGGGTCGTTTCCTTTTAAAGATATAGAAGATCTTAAACAGATTGACTATCATCTATTAACGCTACCGAAAGAGAATGGTGGACAAGGCTTTGGATTGTATGAATATATATTAGCGCAAGAGGCCATTTCTGAAGGAAGTGGCTCGACGGGATTATCGATTGGTTGGCATAATGGGATCGTGCTTGAATATGCGGAAAACCGCCATTGGAAAGAAAAGCCTGGACAGTTTTTGTTAGATGAAATACGAAAGGGTGCACTCATTAACTCGGCGGGTACCGAAAATAATACCGGGAGTCCGACGCGTGGTGGATTACCACAAACGAATGCAGTTGCTGAAGGTGAAGATTTGATCATCAATGGTGAAAAGACTTACACTTCACTCTCTCCGGTTCTTGACTATTTTCTCGTTTCAACAACGACTGAAGCGCAAGAAGTTGAGCACATTATGGTTCCGCGTAACGTGCCTGGTGTATCAATCGAACAATCATGGGATAGTTTAGCAATGCGCGGTACAGCGAGTGATACGCTCGTATTAACGAATGTCCGTGTGCCGAAAACGAACATATTGAAGAAAAATACGCCTGTAGAACCTGTGTCAAAAGGTTGGTTACTTCATATTCCAGCTTGTTATATTGGAATTGCGGCGGCAGCAAGAAATTATGCGCTTGAATTTGCAACTTCATATGCGCCTGTCTCACTCGGAAAGCCAATTGCCGAAGTGCCAGCCATTAGACAAAAGATTGGTGAAATGGAGTTGGAGTTGTCTACGGCGAGACATTTGTTGTACGGTACGATTGAACGCTATGAAGCAGCAGCTGATAAAACAACATTCCAAGAGTCATTAGGTGTAACGAAAATAGCAGTCACAAATGCCGCGATCTCAATTGTGGATACAGCGATGAAAATTGTCGGTTCACGTGCGTTATCCGAGTCGAATCCGATGCATCGTTATTATTTAAACGTCAGAGCAGGCTTATACAATCCCCCGATGGATGATGTTATTATTTCAAACATGGCGAATACAGCGATTCAATCTCTATTAAAATTAGAATGA
- the mntA gene encoding type VII toxin-antitoxin system MntA family adenylyltransferase antitoxin, translating to MLTEEIKIQLINKITQAVNPAFIMLYGSFAKGTAHAESDIDLAYFSDKQLPSYERFSLAGELAIIIGREVDLVDIKLIDTVFTMQIFEQGLPIYIKDENEFIRQKIRAYSMYATLNEQRAPIIDAIKQRGSVFGDE from the coding sequence ATGCTTACAGAGGAAATAAAAATACAACTCATTAATAAAATAACGCAAGCAGTCAATCCAGCTTTCATTATGCTTTATGGTTCATTTGCCAAAGGCACTGCCCATGCAGAAAGTGATATCGATCTTGCTTATTTTAGCGACAAGCAGCTACCATCTTATGAACGTTTCAGTCTTGCCGGCGAGCTTGCAATAATCATAGGTCGCGAAGTAGATTTAGTTGATATTAAACTAATTGACACAGTATTTACGATGCAAATTTTTGAACAAGGATTGCCGATTTATATAAAGGATGAGAATGAATTTATACGCCAAAAAATACGTGCTTATAGTATGTACGCAACGCTAAACGAGCAACGCGCGCCAATCATTGATGCTATTAAACAAAGAGGAAGTGTTTTTGGAGATGAATGA
- the hepT gene encoding type VII toxin-antitoxin system HepT family RNase toxin: MNDVILNKITTIERCVNRIDEVYEGNPANLSDFTKQDSIILNIQRACEASIDLAMHIVSERKLGVPKASREAFKLLHDANIIDAELAKTLMNMVGFRNIAVHDYQALELDILETILEKHVDDFKDFTKIILKLKNE, encoded by the coding sequence ATGAATGATGTCATACTAAATAAAATAACAACAATCGAACGCTGTGTGAATCGAATCGATGAGGTTTACGAAGGAAATCCTGCGAACCTATCCGATTTTACAAAACAGGATAGTATCATACTAAATATTCAACGTGCTTGTGAGGCAAGCATTGATTTGGCTATGCATATTGTGAGTGAACGTAAACTAGGTGTACCAAAAGCAAGCCGTGAAGCATTTAAATTATTGCATGATGCCAACATTATTGACGCTGAATTGGCGAAAACGCTAATGAATATGGTTGGCTTCCGCAATATTGCTGTGCATGACTATCAAGCGCTAGAGCTAGATATACTGGAAACAATTTTAGAAAAGCATGTCGATGATTTTAAAGATTTTACGAAGATAATTTTAAAACTGAAGAACGAATAG
- the sstT gene encoding serine/threonine transporter SstT, whose translation MKSLVFKWNQVSLVKRIVIGIIVGIILALTVPNAASAVSILGSLFVSALKAVAPVLVLFLVMYAIATHKSGTKTNMKSILGLYAIGTLLAGCVAVVASFMFPVTLTLTTGVEDLSPPEGIVEVLETLLFNLVANPVDALINANYLGILTWAIVLGLALKHAKQNTKDMLGSFSDAITKVVQWVINLAPFGIMGLVFNSIVTTGLSALLVYGRLILILVGCMLFIALVVNPLIVYFYTRKNPYPLVFMVLRESGITAFFTRSSAANIPVNMKLAEKLGLDEDTYAVSIPLGATINMAGAAVTIAVLTLATVHTLGIQVDFMTALMLSVVAAISAAGASGVAGGSLLLIPLACSLFGVPNDIAMQVVGVGFIIGVIQDSFETGLNSSSDVLFTATAEYAQERKEGKEVSMQSWKS comes from the coding sequence ATGAAAAGTTTGGTCTTTAAATGGAATCAAGTGAGCCTAGTGAAAAGAATTGTTATTGGTATTATTGTCGGAATAATCTTAGCTTTAACTGTTCCTAATGCGGCAAGTGCAGTCTCGATTCTAGGTTCTTTATTTGTTAGCGCATTAAAAGCAGTTGCACCGGTATTAGTACTATTCTTAGTGATGTATGCGATAGCTACACATAAGAGTGGTACGAAAACGAACATGAAATCGATACTTGGTCTTTATGCAATCGGTACATTACTAGCTGGGTGTGTTGCTGTAGTTGCTAGCTTTATGTTCCCGGTTACACTAACACTAACGACAGGAGTAGAAGACCTTTCTCCACCAGAAGGTATCGTTGAGGTTCTTGAAACATTACTATTTAATTTAGTTGCGAATCCAGTTGATGCATTAATTAATGCCAACTATCTTGGTATATTAACGTGGGCAATTGTTTTGGGGCTTGCATTAAAACATGCAAAACAAAATACGAAAGATATGTTAGGTAGTTTTTCGGATGCGATTACTAAAGTAGTACAATGGGTTATTAATTTGGCGCCATTTGGTATTATGGGCCTTGTTTTTAATTCGATTGTAACGACGGGACTTTCTGCTTTACTTGTTTACGGTAGATTAATATTAATTTTAGTTGGATGCATGTTGTTTATCGCACTTGTCGTGAATCCGTTAATTGTATATTTCTATACGCGCAAAAATCCATACCCGCTTGTTTTTATGGTTTTGAGAGAAAGTGGGATCACCGCATTCTTTACTCGTAGTTCAGCTGCGAATATTCCTGTAAACATGAAACTAGCTGAAAAGCTTGGTTTGGATGAGGATACGTATGCGGTCTCAATCCCATTAGGCGCGACAATTAATATGGCTGGTGCAGCAGTTACAATTGCTGTACTCACTCTTGCAACAGTTCATACGCTTGGGATTCAAGTTGACTTTATGACTGCACTTATGCTTTCTGTTGTAGCGGCTATCTCTGCAGCGGGCGCGTCAGGTGTTGCAGGCGGATCACTTTTACTTATTCCACTCGCATGTAGTTTATTTGGCGTTCCAAATGATATTGCCATGCAAGTTGTTGGCGTCGGTTTTATCATCGGTGTGATTCAAGACTCTTTTGAAACTGGATTGAATTCATCTTCTGACGTACTGTTCACAGCTACAGCTGAATATGCGCAAGAACGTAAAGAAGGTAAAGAAGTTTCAATGCAATCCTGGAAATCCTGA
- a CDS encoding DMT family transporter, which produces MNNIVKGILLMLISSIGFAIMTLFVKLSGDLPAVQKTFFRNLISAVIAFVLVIYNKESLFGKRENQLVLLGRSIFGTIGIIFLFYAIDHLVLSDADMLNKMSPFLVILFSAIFLKERVLPFQMGTIVMAFIGMLFIVKPSFSVDFVPYFVGILSALFAAAAYTLLRVLGNREKFYTVVFYFSFFSTVVLLPFLIWLYEPMTGKQLMYLLLAGLFATVGQFGITLAYKYAPARDISIFTYSTVIFTTVISFTFFGEGPDLYSIIGYIIILSAMTFMFFRGRKSAPPV; this is translated from the coding sequence TTGAACAATATTGTAAAAGGTATTTTATTAATGCTTATTTCATCTATCGGATTTGCGATTATGACGTTATTTGTAAAATTATCTGGGGACCTTCCAGCTGTCCAAAAAACGTTTTTTCGAAATTTGATCTCAGCAGTGATTGCGTTTGTACTTGTGATTTATAATAAAGAAAGTTTATTTGGGAAACGAGAAAACCAGCTTGTCTTATTAGGCCGTTCGATCTTCGGAACAATTGGTATTATATTTCTATTCTACGCAATCGACCATCTCGTTCTATCGGATGCGGATATGTTAAATAAAATGAGCCCGTTTTTGGTCATTCTTTTCTCAGCTATATTTTTAAAGGAAAGAGTACTGCCATTCCAAATGGGGACGATTGTCATGGCGTTTATCGGGATGCTATTTATCGTCAAGCCTTCATTTTCTGTTGACTTTGTACCCTATTTTGTTGGGATTTTATCGGCACTATTTGCAGCGGCTGCCTATACGTTATTAAGGGTGTTGGGCAATCGTGAAAAGTTTTATACGGTTGTCTTTTATTTTTCATTCTTTTCAACAGTTGTCTTGTTGCCATTTTTAATTTGGTTATACGAGCCGATGACTGGTAAACAGTTAATGTATTTGCTGCTGGCGGGTTTATTTGCAACTGTTGGTCAATTTGGGATTACGTTGGCGTACAAATATGCCCCGGCGCGTGACATATCGATATTCACGTATTCAACAGTCATTTTTACGACGGTCATAAGTTTTACATTTTTTGGAGAAGGACCGGATTTGTACAGTATAATAGGCTACATCATTATTTTAAGTGCAATGACGTTCATGTTTTTCAGAGGAAGAAAGTCAGCGCCTCCAGTATGA
- a CDS encoding glutathione ABC transporter substrate-binding protein, with amino-acid sequence MKNSKKWLSILLLSFTMILAACAGGGNEAESNQQGEAQNGTEKDLVLAVHSDASTLDPAGSNDVPSHNIQQPIFEGLVKRDSENKIIPGLAKEWKVIDDLTYEFILQEDVEFHDGEAFNAEAVKINIERLLDPEVASSKYDYYAMISEVEVVDEYTVRIKTEYPFSPLLAHLSHSGGAMISPKAIEADYEAIKNGQKPGTAISENPVGTGHFKFESWTPGEEVKLVKNDDYWGEGALVDTVTFKIVPESGTRNADLERGFVHIVDPVQPNEVPQLNDSDFATVVQTPSTGLSFIGFNMSKAPFDDVNVRKAVSMIINKQEIIDGVYDGFGIAAEGPLAPKVFGYSEEIKGIDQNIEEAKKLMKEAGYEDGFNAALWTNDNPQRVDTAIILQNALKEINVELTIEQMEFGTYIEKLKSGEHDMYMMGWTNPLADADNGLYSLFHSSTEGIPPNAMWYGSSVVDDLLDKGREATDEKERLDLYKQAQEEIIADAPMLFLDYREYLTGVSNKITGFRIDSGGIYHLENVQFVE; translated from the coding sequence ATGAAGAATAGTAAGAAGTGGTTAAGTATTTTATTATTGTCATTCACTATGATACTAGCAGCCTGCGCGGGCGGTGGAAATGAAGCGGAGAGCAATCAGCAAGGTGAGGCGCAAAACGGAACAGAAAAGGACCTTGTACTCGCTGTTCATTCTGACGCAAGTACGCTAGATCCGGCGGGCTCGAATGATGTGCCATCGCATAACATTCAACAACCAATTTTTGAAGGGCTTGTAAAGCGTGACAGTGAGAATAAGATAATTCCAGGTTTGGCTAAGGAATGGAAAGTGATAGACGATTTGACATATGAGTTTATCTTGCAAGAAGATGTAGAGTTTCATGACGGGGAAGCGTTTAATGCGGAAGCTGTAAAAATAAATATAGAACGCCTTCTTGATCCAGAAGTTGCTTCATCAAAATATGATTACTATGCAATGATTTCAGAAGTCGAAGTTGTTGATGAATATACGGTTCGAATTAAGACAGAATATCCATTTTCACCGCTTTTAGCCCACCTATCCCATAGTGGGGGCGCAATGATTAGCCCAAAAGCAATTGAGGCGGATTACGAGGCAATAAAGAATGGTCAAAAACCCGGTACAGCTATTTCGGAAAATCCAGTCGGAACAGGACATTTTAAATTTGAAAGTTGGACACCTGGTGAGGAAGTAAAACTTGTGAAAAATGATGATTATTGGGGAGAAGGGGCACTTGTCGATACGGTAACTTTCAAAATTGTCCCGGAAAGCGGCACGCGTAATGCGGACTTGGAGCGTGGGTTCGTTCATATTGTAGATCCTGTGCAACCAAACGAAGTTCCTCAGTTAAACGATAGCGACTTTGCAACTGTGGTACAAACGCCTTCGACAGGGCTTTCGTTTATCGGGTTTAATATGAGTAAAGCGCCATTTGATGATGTTAACGTGCGAAAAGCTGTGTCGATGATCATCAATAAACAGGAAATTATTGACGGTGTTTACGATGGATTCGGCATTGCAGCCGAAGGACCACTTGCACCTAAAGTATTCGGGTATTCAGAAGAAATAAAAGGCATTGACCAAAATATTGAAGAAGCTAAAAAGTTGATGAAAGAAGCGGGCTACGAAGATGGATTTAATGCAGCGCTTTGGACAAATGACAACCCACAACGTGTCGATACAGCAATCATTCTTCAAAATGCATTAAAAGAAATAAATGTTGAATTGACGATTGAACAAATGGAGTTTGGAACGTATATTGAAAAACTTAAATCTGGCGAACATGATATGTACATGATGGGATGGACGAATCCATTAGCGGATGCAGATAATGGTTTGTATTCTTTATTCCATTCATCAACTGAGGGGATTCCGCCAAATGCGATGTGGTATGGTTCATCTGTTGTTGATGATTTGCTGGACAAGGGTCGAGAAGCAACGGACGAAAAAGAACGATTGGACTTGTATAAACAAGCGCAAGAGGAAATTATCGCGGACGCACCTATGCTCTTTTTAGATTATAGAGAGTACTTAACAGGTGTTAGTAATAAGATAACTGGCTTTAGAATCGATTCGGGTGGAATTTATCATTTGGAAAACGTACAGTTTGTAGAGTAA
- a CDS encoding EamA family transporter — MKWNKGILFVLIGAACFGFTPVFAKLGFRYGYTLGQINIVQMTFSFILLWSISLLKRSSFRGITLKTIFQIMMTGCFIGLTTIFYYASMQYLPASLAIILMFQFIWIGIILEWIFSKIAPAPITILSIILILIGVFFASNIINGDIQGLPIKGFVLGILSAFTYAGFIFFSGKVAVNVDALTRGAFMVTGSTILVFVVFIRDIPTVLPLEWNLIIVSIGVSLFGAVLPPLFFAVGAPLISGGLANILTSIELPITIILASVILSEIVTPLQWVGTLIILVAIVLNELGTNLFRIWRKSESAKR, encoded by the coding sequence ATGAAATGGAATAAAGGCATACTGTTTGTATTAATAGGTGCGGCATGTTTCGGCTTCACACCTGTATTTGCAAAACTTGGATTCAGATATGGCTATACACTTGGACAAATTAACATCGTTCAAATGACGTTTTCTTTTATATTATTATGGTCTATTTCGCTACTAAAAAGGTCTAGCTTCAGAGGAATCACGTTAAAAACTATTTTTCAAATTATGATGACCGGCTGCTTTATCGGTTTAACGACTATATTTTATTATGCTTCAATGCAATATTTACCCGCCTCATTGGCAATTATTTTAATGTTTCAATTCATTTGGATAGGTATCATATTGGAATGGATATTCAGCAAAATCGCGCCCGCACCGATCACAATTCTATCAATTATACTCATATTAATAGGCGTATTTTTCGCTTCGAACATTATTAACGGTGATATTCAAGGGCTACCTATAAAAGGTTTTGTACTCGGTATCCTTTCTGCATTCACGTATGCAGGATTTATCTTTTTCAGCGGAAAGGTTGCTGTCAATGTGGATGCGTTGACACGCGGTGCATTTATGGTGACAGGATCAACCATCCTAGTGTTTGTTGTGTTTATACGTGATATCCCGACAGTGTTGCCTTTGGAATGGAATTTGATCATCGTTTCCATCGGCGTTTCTTTATTTGGTGCTGTTCTTCCCCCACTATTTTTCGCAGTAGGTGCTCCATTAATTTCAGGAGGACTCGCAAACATTTTAACATCGATTGAATTACCGATTACGATTATATTGGCAAGTGTAATTCTGTCAGAAATCGTAACTCCGCTACAGTGGGTAGGGACATTGATTATACTGGTGGCCATCGTTTTAAATGAGCTCGGCACGAATCTCTTTAGAATATGGAGGAAATCGGAATCAGCGAAACGCTAG
- a CDS encoding heavy metal translocating P-type ATPase translates to MLNYLMKTRPGQFLLIGILFTILGFIFILVNDGYSHFAFYIAIFFLGFFAAKNAVGETIQSKSPNVDLLMILSALGAMLIHYESEAAMLLLIFAGAEALEDYASDKSTSAISELMSHVPSTAQVLKSNGEVVEVPTEELNVEDIVIVSKGAQIPIDGYTDRKTMINEAALTGESLPVEKEKGNEVFAGTINEGNVFYLQVNKLSNETVFSNIIRMVEEAQNRPSKISNFIDRFESRYVIGVLIVVPIFILILFYFNDFTFQEAFYRGMVLLTVASPCALVASATPATLSAISNGAKNGVLFKGGAAMEALSTMDILYSDKTGTITLGEFKVVSYEANEDVLKEVVYMEQQSSHPIADAIVSTFNDVNLDSVDQTEEIEEVAGSGMKKGAIYVGKPSAFDDYEDANHYRNKLAAGYTTVFIGMDRQIVGYFSLSDQVRPESAQAISGFQDEGIQVVLLTGDNEMTAKKVAEEVNIDTYAASCSPEDKIKYVLDSQKQHKVVGMIGDGINDAPALANANIGIAMGSGSSVAMESSDVVIVKNNLSKLFYSFKLSKKLNRIILQNVVFAVAVIITLIVLNILGYLDLPMGVVFHEGSTILVILNGLRLLRQRE, encoded by the coding sequence ATGTTGAACTATTTAATGAAGACCCGACCCGGGCAATTTTTACTGATTGGTATTTTATTTACGATTTTAGGATTTATTTTTATACTGGTTAACGATGGTTATAGTCACTTTGCATTCTACATCGCTATTTTCTTTTTAGGCTTTTTTGCGGCAAAAAATGCAGTAGGTGAAACCATTCAATCCAAATCCCCCAATGTTGACTTACTTATGATTCTTTCGGCTTTGGGCGCCATGTTAATCCACTATGAATCCGAAGCTGCCATGTTATTACTCATCTTCGCGGGTGCAGAGGCGTTAGAAGACTATGCTTCTGACAAATCAACAAGTGCAATTTCAGAGTTAATGTCACACGTTCCCTCAACTGCTCAAGTATTAAAATCAAATGGTGAAGTGGTAGAAGTTCCAACTGAGGAATTAAATGTTGAAGACATTGTAATCGTGTCAAAAGGAGCCCAAATTCCAATTGACGGCTATACCGACCGAAAAACAATGATTAATGAAGCGGCACTGACAGGAGAATCCCTTCCGGTAGAAAAAGAAAAAGGCAATGAAGTCTTTGCTGGAACAATTAACGAAGGCAATGTCTTTTATCTTCAAGTAAATAAATTAAGTAACGAAACGGTTTTTTCAAATATCATTCGAATGGTTGAGGAAGCGCAAAATAGACCGTCAAAAATCTCCAATTTTATCGATCGTTTTGAGAGCCGATATGTGATTGGCGTACTTATTGTCGTACCGATATTTATTCTAATCTTATTTTATTTCAATGACTTTACCTTCCAAGAGGCTTTTTACCGAGGAATGGTATTACTAACCGTTGCGAGTCCATGCGCATTAGTGGCATCAGCAACACCAGCGACACTGAGTGCAATCAGTAATGGTGCAAAAAATGGCGTATTATTTAAAGGCGGAGCCGCTATGGAAGCACTGAGTACAATGGATATATTATATAGTGATAAAACAGGAACCATTACACTCGGTGAGTTTAAAGTCGTTAGTTATGAAGCAAATGAAGACGTATTAAAAGAAGTCGTCTATATGGAACAACAATCTAGTCATCCGATTGCTGATGCGATTGTATCCACGTTTAATGATGTAAACCTCGACAGTGTCGATCAAACTGAAGAAATTGAAGAAGTTGCAGGATCTGGAATGAAAAAAGGGGCTATCTATGTTGGTAAACCTTCAGCGTTTGACGATTATGAGGATGCCAATCATTACAGAAACAAATTGGCGGCAGGATACACAACTGTATTTATTGGAATGGATCGACAAATCGTTGGTTATTTCTCTCTATCTGATCAAGTTCGGCCAGAATCAGCACAAGCGATTTCAGGCTTTCAAGATGAGGGGATACAGGTTGTTTTATTAACCGGAGATAACGAAATGACTGCGAAAAAAGTTGCGGAAGAAGTGAACATTGATACCTATGCGGCTTCATGTTCACCAGAAGATAAAATTAAATATGTTTTAGATAGCCAGAAACAACATAAAGTTGTTGGTATGATTGGTGACGGAATCAACGACGCTCCGGCACTAGCGAATGCTAATATCGGGATTGCTATGGGAAGCGGTTCCTCTGTTGCGATGGAATCATCGGATGTTGTCATTGTAAAAAATAATTTATCCAAACTATTTTATAGTTTTAAACTTAGTAAAAAACTAAATCGAATTATTTTGCAAAATGTCGTATTTGCAGTTGCTGTCATTATTACCTTGATTGTCTTAAATATTTTAGGCTATTTGGATTTACCGATGGGTGTTGTATTCCATGAAGGGTCAACAATTTTAGTCATTTTAAACGGACTTCGTTTATTACGGCAAAGAGAATAA